The Oryzias latipes chromosome 1, ASM223467v1 genome contains a region encoding:
- the LOC105354158 gene encoding uncharacterized protein LOC105354158: protein MAETARAGFEYTHSDGEGVKTTAPTRGRGCGRKRKGTPMKVFVTSTEEERAPEQKFIPGDCKDAAERKQATLDAPSSHRCGPSEQTEGKGLTGSRSRSASTPVPSSVASSSPTPAPAPAPAVTASAQARSLTPGSTVPVTPTASAPAPATSPFSPSPNCRIREVHCGTQVRLVVIAIRDIAKGEEITVDYSLTEWGENLGFRTTLSPAPREYNSDIESCNGIKKEDEPVPLTVQQRQQQQQDYVTPSWSLSPSSSPISHSDASESDAGDEDRCSPRGRPLRRRKKRRGTPSKKRKTHGPGRPTPPSFSGVPQFSPSCSSSSSPTKSAFKPPAALSSGNTTNPSRGVVSTDSVQQTCEYCGRHFRSLGRHLDKHHSHQPDLCSTLVERYTQMPRLHAQDSSTAHALAQQHSKFSHSRSLESAQNGVQDLSMSLSTLSAANQSPASSGRSSMPSVLTPHQGQNAASVLKRSPPLVGRIQSKKGATVGLKTERLGEGEEDEEEIDVVAIRGLNEEDDMELTCPQSFSSNSVKVGEPPKDEEEEAEEENGLMEVEDESGTEEKERMLSSGRHHMLPLLSSLSSLVLYLRRLQHSAFLSLSRQLQSAEAWRLLCHSSLALLILYNRRRECEVSKLTITEYCARVTPQSHATLPSSGCPALTPLEASLSPFERLVLPHLPRVGVQGKRGRIQPLILPPHCEPCLELLLQTRHDVGVDPANPYIFARPYHSPATPLRGTDLLRSLARSSGTRNPRALTQTRVRRQVAILTQLLLLGEGEEPGQTESSTIERLEHFLEREYHVTQNCAGIGQDPGLMGRVGRVVLCGERDGVLFRGMSLNDICLELDVMSGNSADSFSEGESKGEHRKEKLEMPSAAPALNSPSALLDDSKGKNNGRVGRPKKLKSIQPPPSPLPSQLLPPLSPGNRRRGTGKRGVLKRPWSEAERAAVEEHLTQNINELRVPAKADCERCLQKCPLLVNNHRDWRAIKFYCHNRIQLLKKNLRRESQPQPQPLTVC from the exons GCGCGgctgtggaagaaaaagaaaaggaacaccTATGAAAGTCTTTGTCACGAGCACAGAAGAAGAACGTGCACCTGAACAGAAGTTCATCccag GTGATTGTAAGGATGCAGCAGAAAGGAAGCAGGCCACTCTGGATGCGCCATCTTCTCACAGATG TGGTCCATCAGAGCAGACTGAAGGTAAAGGTCTGACTGGCTCCAGGTCCCGCTCCGCTTCCACACCTGTTCCGTCTTCAGTGGCCTCATCCAGTCCAACCCCAGCTCCTGCCCCGGCCCCGGCCGTAACGGCTTCTGCCCAGGCCCGCTCTCTGACTCCTGGGTCCACGGTGCCGGTGACTCCGACCGCCTCTGCTCCGGCTCCTGCAACCAGCCCCTTCTCCCCCTCCCCTAACTGCCGTATACGAGAAGTCCACTGTGGCACTCAGGTGCGGTTGGTTGTTATTGCCATTCGGGACATCGCCAAGGGGGAGGAAATCACTGTTGACTACAGCCTTACAGAGTGGGGGGAGAATCTG GGTTTCCGGACCACTCTGTCCCCAGCGCCACGCGAGTATAACTCTGACATTGAGAGCTGCAACGGCATCAAAaag GAGGATGAGCCTGTTCCTTTGACGGTCCAGCagcgacagcagcagcagcaggattaTGTCACCCCCTCTTGGTCCCTGTCCCCATCCTCCTCCCCCATCTCCCACTCTGATGCTAGCGAGTCAGATGCTGGAGacgaggaccgctgcagcccaCGGGGACGCCCACTTCGTCGGCGGAAAAAACGCCGTGGCACCCcttcaaaaaaaaggaaaacccacGGGCCTGGGCGTCCCACACCACCCTCCTTCTCTGGTGTTCCTCAGTTCTCACCTTCGTGCTCATCTTCCTCTTCACCCACTAAGTCTGCATTTAAACCACCGGCTGCTTTGAGTTCTGGAAACACCACAAATCCCTCCAGAGGAGTCGTTTCCACCGACTCTGTGCAGCAAACTTGTGAATACTGTGGACGCCACTTCCGCTCACTGGGCCGCCACCTCGATAAACACCACTCCCACCAGCCGGATTTGTGCTCCACCCTGGTTGAACGCTACACTCAAATGCCTCGTCTTCATGCACAAGACTCGTCTACAGCTCACGCTCTTGCTCAACAACACTCAAAATTTTCCCACAGTCGCAGCTTAGAGTCTGCACAGAATGGTGTCCAGGACCTGTCCATGTCTCTGTCCACCCTCTCTGCAGCCAACCAGTcccctgcctcctctggaagaAGCTCCATGCCTTCTGTGCTGACTCCACACCAAGGGCAGAACGCTGcgtctgttttaaaaagaagtcCACCTCTTGTGGGGAGAATCCAGTCAAAGAAAGGAGCAACAGTTGGACTGAAGACCGAAAGACTgggagagggagaggaggatgaagaagaaatCGATGTTGTAGCGATAAGGGGGCTAAATGAGGAAGACGACATGGAGCTGACATGTCCTCAGTCCTTCAGCAGCAATTCAGTCAAAGTGGGAGAGCCACCAaaagacgaggaggaggaagcagaggaggagaaTGGATTGATGGAGGTGGAAGATGAAAGTGgaacagaggaaaaagaaaggatgctgag TTCAGGGCGACACCACATGCTGCCGCTCCTGTCATCCCTGTCCTCACTGGTTCTGTACCTGCGTCGCCTCCAGCACTCTGCCTTCTTGTCCCTGTCCCGCCAGCTTCAGTCCGCAGAGGCCTGGCGCCTCCTCTGTCACTCCAGCCTTGCTCTCCTCATCCTGTACAACCGACGACGCGAGTGCGAGGTGTCCAAGCTGACCATCACGGAATATTGTGCTCGGGTCACGCCCCAGAGCCACGCTACTCTCCCATCCAGTGGTTGTCCTGCTCTCACGCCCCTGGAGGCTTCCCTCTCCCCTTTTGAGCGGCTGGTGCTGCCTCACCTGCCCAGAGTTGGAGTTCAAGGTAAACGTGGTCGGATCCAACCTCTCATACTTCCCCCTCACTGTGAACCCTGCCTGGAGCTTCTCCTGCAGACACGGCATGACGTTGGGGTTGACCCTGCAAACCCCTACATTTTTGCCAGACCCTACCACTCACCTGCCACACCACTGCGTGGAACAGACCTCCTGCGCAGCCTCGCTCGTTCCAGCGGAACCCGCAATCCCCGCGCCCTGACCCAGACTAGAGTTCGCCGCCAGGTCGCGATCTTAACTCAGCTTTTGCTGCTAGGAGAAGGAGAGGAGCCAGGGCAGACTGAAAGCAGCACCATTGAGAGGCTGGAGCACTTCCTGGAAAGAGAATACCATGTGACCCAGAACTGTGCTGGGATTGGTCAAGACCCAGGGTTGATGGGAAGGGTGGGGAGAGTGGTTCTGTGTGGAGAACGCGACGGAGTTCTGTTCAGAGGAATGAGTCTGAACGACATTTGTCTGGAACTGGACG TGATGTCGGGAAACTCCGCAGACTCGTTCTCGGAGGGAGAGTCCAAAGGGGAGCACCGAAAGGAAAAGCTGGAGATGCCCTCTGCTGCTCCCGCTCTGAACTCGCCATCGGCCCTGCTGGACGACAGCAAGGGCAAGAACAACGGACGGGTGGGACGGCCCAAGAAACTCAAGAGCATTCAGCCCCCTCCCTCTCCTCTTCCATCCCAACTTCTTCCTCCACTTTCACCTGGAAACCGCAGAAGAGGCACAG GGAAGCGGGGCGTCCTGAAGCGCCCGTGGTCCGAGGCAGAGCGAGCAGCGGTGGAAGAGCACCTGACCCAGAACATCAATGAACTCCGAGTCCCCGCTAAGGCAGACTGTGAGCGCTGCCTCCAGAagtgccccctgctggtcaaCAACCACCGCGACTGGCGCGCCATCAAGTTCTACTGCCACAACCGCATCCAGCTGCTGAAGAAGAACCTACGGCGGGAGAGTCAGCCGCAGCCGCAGCCTCTCACAGTCTGCTGA